The Euphorbia lathyris chromosome 3, ddEupLath1.1, whole genome shotgun sequence genome contains a region encoding:
- the LOC136224110 gene encoding MATH domain and coiled-coil domain-containing protein At3g58360-like isoform X1, with translation MNCAAEEKKVAEHKDLKKILLAPMEAGQVKTTAKSNFTWKISKFSELTVKKLYSDTFIAGDCKWRLLLFPKGKDVDHLSIYLDVADSTELPYGWSRDAEINLAVINQSNNNATVRKETQHVFNARENDWGFASFIPLRKIKDPAEKYLVKDILTIEVEVLVRSAVHYSDVESVKTPADVRTVCKDLISELSSRKSVSVPSQASSPGIQQQQKEALQGFLNMSLEALQEANCFVNIEEILRVLVEHTNNLQEKTILEDIMSHMAEFKESIPDAKAVVETAQARRASLVGKSADLDSKLEERQKELSMLEAELATLSEEEAKLDAEIQRLMTEKEEIVTQKKSVSVKLERVNQETCKDIEEWRSLEGEIKKANGEWFGGKEKLALANVRWKLFREDLGLGKLNIS, from the exons ATGAACTGTGCAGCAGAGGAAAAGAAAGTTGCTGAACACAAGGATTTGAAGAAGATCCTTTTGGCTCCAATGGAAG CAGGACAAGTTAAGACTACTGCGAAATCCAATTTCACATGGAAAATCTCAAAATTCTCCGAATTGACAGTAAAGAAACTCTACTCAGATACTTTCATTGCCGGCGATTGTAAATG GCGTTTGCTTTTATTCCCAAAAGGAAAAGATGTGGATCATTTGTCAATATATCTGGATGTTGCTGATTCAACAGAATTGCCTTATGGATGGAGCAGGGATGCTGAGATTAACTTGGCAGTGATTAATCAATCAAATAACAATGCTACTGTCAGAAAAG aaactcaacatgtatTCAATGCGAGAGAAAACGATTGGGGTTTCGCATCTTTTATTCCTCTAAGAAAAATTAAAGATCCTGCTGAAAAGTATCTTGTAAAGGATATCCTTACAATTGAGGTTGAGGTTCTTGTTCGGAGTGCTGTGCATTACTCCGACGTTGAATCTGTAAAAACCCCTGCAGATGTGCGGACGGTATGTAAAGATCTCATATCAGAACTTTCAAGTAGGAAATCAGTGTCCGTTCCAAGCCAAGCATCTAGTCCCGGTATTCAGCAGCAACAGAAAGAAGCATTGCAAGGATTCTTAAATATGTCATTAGAGGCTTTACAGGAAGCTAATTGCTTCGTCAATATCGAGGAAATTCTTCGTGTACTTGTTGAACATACTAATAATCTGCAGGAGAAGACAATTCTTGAAGATATAATGTCTCACATGGCAGAATTTAAAGAAAGTATTCCTGATGCGAAAGCTGTTGTAGAGACTGCTCAAGCTCGAAGAGCATCTCTTGTCGGGAAAAGTGCAGATCTCGATTCAAAGTTAGAGGAAAGACAAAAGGAATTAAGTATGTTAGAAGCTGAACTCGCAACACTTTCGGAAGAAGAAGCGAAACTAGATGCTGAGATTCAACGATTAATGACCGAGAAGGAGGAGATTGTTACCCAAAAGAAGTCCGTTTCAGTTAAGTTGGAGAGAGTGAACCAAGAGACGTGTAAAGATATTGAAGAATGGAGAAGTTTGGAAGGAGAGATTAAGAAGGCTAATGGTGAATGGTTTGGAGGTAAAGAGAAGTTAGCTTTGGCTAATGTGCGTTGGAAACTCTTCCGAGAGGATTTGGGTCTCGGAAAGCTTAACATTTCTTAG
- the LOC136224110 gene encoding MATH domain and coiled-coil domain-containing protein At3g58360-like isoform X2, giving the protein MNCAAEEKKVAEHKDLKKILLAPMEGQVKTTAKSNFTWKISKFSELTVKKLYSDTFIAGDCKWRLLLFPKGKDVDHLSIYLDVADSTELPYGWSRDAEINLAVINQSNNNATVRKETQHVFNARENDWGFASFIPLRKIKDPAEKYLVKDILTIEVEVLVRSAVHYSDVESVKTPADVRTVCKDLISELSSRKSVSVPSQASSPGIQQQQKEALQGFLNMSLEALQEANCFVNIEEILRVLVEHTNNLQEKTILEDIMSHMAEFKESIPDAKAVVETAQARRASLVGKSADLDSKLEERQKELSMLEAELATLSEEEAKLDAEIQRLMTEKEEIVTQKKSVSVKLERVNQETCKDIEEWRSLEGEIKKANGEWFGGKEKLALANVRWKLFREDLGLGKLNIS; this is encoded by the exons ATGAACTGTGCAGCAGAGGAAAAGAAAGTTGCTGAACACAAGGATTTGAAGAAGATCCTTTTGGCTCCAATGGAAG GACAAGTTAAGACTACTGCGAAATCCAATTTCACATGGAAAATCTCAAAATTCTCCGAATTGACAGTAAAGAAACTCTACTCAGATACTTTCATTGCCGGCGATTGTAAATG GCGTTTGCTTTTATTCCCAAAAGGAAAAGATGTGGATCATTTGTCAATATATCTGGATGTTGCTGATTCAACAGAATTGCCTTATGGATGGAGCAGGGATGCTGAGATTAACTTGGCAGTGATTAATCAATCAAATAACAATGCTACTGTCAGAAAAG aaactcaacatgtatTCAATGCGAGAGAAAACGATTGGGGTTTCGCATCTTTTATTCCTCTAAGAAAAATTAAAGATCCTGCTGAAAAGTATCTTGTAAAGGATATCCTTACAATTGAGGTTGAGGTTCTTGTTCGGAGTGCTGTGCATTACTCCGACGTTGAATCTGTAAAAACCCCTGCAGATGTGCGGACGGTATGTAAAGATCTCATATCAGAACTTTCAAGTAGGAAATCAGTGTCCGTTCCAAGCCAAGCATCTAGTCCCGGTATTCAGCAGCAACAGAAAGAAGCATTGCAAGGATTCTTAAATATGTCATTAGAGGCTTTACAGGAAGCTAATTGCTTCGTCAATATCGAGGAAATTCTTCGTGTACTTGTTGAACATACTAATAATCTGCAGGAGAAGACAATTCTTGAAGATATAATGTCTCACATGGCAGAATTTAAAGAAAGTATTCCTGATGCGAAAGCTGTTGTAGAGACTGCTCAAGCTCGAAGAGCATCTCTTGTCGGGAAAAGTGCAGATCTCGATTCAAAGTTAGAGGAAAGACAAAAGGAATTAAGTATGTTAGAAGCTGAACTCGCAACACTTTCGGAAGAAGAAGCGAAACTAGATGCTGAGATTCAACGATTAATGACCGAGAAGGAGGAGATTGTTACCCAAAAGAAGTCCGTTTCAGTTAAGTTGGAGAGAGTGAACCAAGAGACGTGTAAAGATATTGAAGAATGGAGAAGTTTGGAAGGAGAGATTAAGAAGGCTAATGGTGAATGGTTTGGAGGTAAAGAGAAGTTAGCTTTGGCTAATGTGCGTTGGAAACTCTTCCGAGAGGATTTGGGTCTCGGAAAGCTTAACATTTCTTAG